Proteins encoded within one genomic window of Calditrichota bacterium:
- a CDS encoding M23 family metallopeptidase, with translation MNKINFIAVFVSFLTFLGTSYLFGQYSWPVTPFNESHGITGTFCEFRDTGTSDHFHNGTDIPKADGSPVYPVIDGTITNIVSSGSNAYVRVGRYNYLHIVPNPSLHIGDHVVARQTVLGTIHSGMGHVHFIDGE, from the coding sequence GTGAACAAAATTAATTTTATTGCTGTTTTTGTTTCTTTTTTGACGTTTTTGGGGACATCTTATTTGTTCGGCCAATATTCCTGGCCGGTGACTCCGTTCAATGAATCGCACGGCATCACCGGAACATTTTGCGAGTTCAGAGACACTGGCACATCGGATCATTTTCACAACGGGACTGACATTCCCAAAGCGGACGGCAGCCCGGTCTATCCGGTCATCGACGGCACGATCACAAATATTGTGTCCTCTGGCTCTAATGCCTACGTCCGCGTGGGGCGTTACAATTATTTGCACATCGTACCCAATCCGAGTCTGCACATCGGCGATCATGTCGTTGCCCGGCAGACTGTACTGGGGACGATTCATTCGGGCATGGGACACGTTCATTTTATCGACGGCGAGTA